ATAAGCAACCATTTGAGTTACTCTGAGGTGTTTTCTATTTTACTAGATGAAGATTAGATCCTTCATGAGATCCTTCAATTGTCATTTTTTAATAATGTGTTAACTTTCTTTGTTTTCAAATACTCGTAACACTTGTATTTTCCTGTAGTCTTAGGAATGTTTGTAGGTAGTACATGAAAATGAATAATTAATGTATAAATGAGTTtaaatttgatattttaattgtttatgtgAGAGACAAGTAATACTCGTAAAATTAGGTCTCGTGCATACAAGGATATTCGTAAAATTTACTCACTCCGCTTTTCTAGATATATCATCTgcgttttatattttttttaaaacaaatgcatCACTTCTACATTTGTTAAATTTCTACCATATTTGATTACGTACTTCTCTCTATTTTATTGATCCCTGCTGAAAATATTTCACCGCTTCTCTCTCTCATGATCCTcacttaaataattaaaaaaacatcATCTCTCGCGTGGTATTCATATCATGGTCACCATTGTTGTTTttctttgacaaaaaaattatctattttacatcacttaataataattttgcatGGTTAATTATGCTCTTAAAAACTTTGTGCCCATGAAAGGgtgcattaaaaaaaaaaaacaagactgAGGGAGTAATTAAAACTTCCTATATGCATGTAAacataaattcataaaatttaGGGGCATAACTAAGTAGTCAACACACATTTTGCATGTTAAAATAATTCATTAATATCCATAATACTCCTTTTGTCCCATAATTATAGTCCTACTTGACTAAAAATGTGGttttaaaaaaatgtaatatagtacatgagagagtataatataatatattgGTAATTGTTTTGCATGGAAGAGAAAACATAGTAcatagaaaagtggaatataatgcatgtttttgttttgttgtgtTTTTAATTAATCTTCATCTGTCTCTAAAAGATTACCCCAAACCACATTTTTCACTTTATTAAGAAAAAAGGTAAAGGAAAATCAAGTGGATTGGTAGTCATGTGTTTTTGCTAATTTAATAGAATACGAGAGGAGACATGTGAGGATCACATATTATAAATGGCATGAGGCGAACTCAAAGGGACAAACTAATAAGATAATTGGGGCAATTTTTAAGGGACGAATGAAGTACATCACAATACATGAAATGTGGAGAATATAATAGCCTAAATAGAAACAAGACTAACCATAAGGCTATATTTTGTTCactttattttcacttatttccggaaaaataagtttagtgaaattcagataagataagttcaggaaaaaaaagggttggccaagtacaatatatataactaaaataagttttgataagttcaattaatttccgataatataagtttagaaaaataagtgaaaattagGTGAATAAAATGCACCATAATTATGGGACAAAAGGAGTAGTTTTGCAAAAGGTCTTGtatgcacaaggtgtacaatagaTTTATTGTATATCGGAATGACTTTAcccattttttaaaatatattttttaattatttatttataacttttaatatgttttgattaacttttatattatggaAAAAAGTTGATGGATACATATTatagggttaaatgattaacttTATacattagtgattttgaaggaatattttttattaaaaaatgaatttttttatcactaaaaatagaTAACCTTTACATATATGATACATCGGGATAACATGTAAGCAtattgagttaacttttacttaacttttactccgatgtacaacatttattatacaccacctttaaataaaaatttgtacATGCCTTTTGATTTTAtgcgaaaatgtcatttgatTGACCAACTTTATCAATTTTTAtcgcaaaaatgtcatttgattGACTAACTTATCAATTTTattacgaaaatgtcatttgatTGAACAACTTTGTCAATTTTTTTATcacgaaaatgtcatttaattatcgattttatgGCGAAAATGTCTTTTGATTAACCAACTTTATTGATTACGAAGACGAATTAGCAATTTCTCAACAAATATTTCCCCCTAAAATTTTGAGTAGAGGTGAAgttatactactccctccgtcccggaatacttgacctgttttccttatcgggccgtcccttaatacttgacctgtttctaaaaatgaaaatattctaacaatattatataaTTTCTCattccacccctattaacccacctaccccctactccatacaaaaaataattaaaaattcaacctctactcttccccaaccccacctcttaacccactttccactaactacattaaaataataccccactatcaactactaactattaaattaaataactcaattcaagtcccttaaactctgtgccggtcaaaccgggtcgagtattccgggacggagtgAGTACTACTGGATAAAGAGGCTCTTCCATCTTCGTGTCTTCCACCTGCAGGTCCGCTGCTTACATGGTAGTCTACTCTGGTTGCAGATAGGAAGTACAATTTCCTTCATGCcaattaatttgatttgatgAACTTTTTccccaattcaagtattcaacccTCCAACAATGTGCACAAGAGACTGTGTTTTGCCTGTTAGGGTTTATCAACCATTTCCCATCAAAAATCTCAGTAGTTCAAGCGTCAATTTGATTCGAATTCGCAAACACTCGGACCAATACAATGCTTCTAAAATTTCTAGGGTTGGAATTAAATTCACTCGTCACAGACCCATTTTTTGTTGTAAATCATCGACTGAAGGTGCGGCGAATTCGAGTAATGAAGATTTCGTGACTAGGGTTTTGAAGGAAAACCCTACCCAAGTAGAACCCAGGTTTCGAATTGGGGATGAGGTGTATACTTCGACTGAGAGGGAGATTTTGAGGAACAAAAAATTTCGGTTTGGAGCTTTTGAGGTGTTGAAGAGGCTGATTGTGAAGGATAGGGTGAGAGAAAATGAGGTAATTGAAGAAAATGGGAGTGAGAAATTGGAGAGTGATGTTTATTTGAAGGATATTTTGAGGGAATTTAGAGGGAAACTTTATGTTCCTGAGCAAATGTTTGGGGTGAATTTGTCTGAAGAAGAGGAATTCGACCGGAATTTTGAGGCGTTGCCGAAAATGAGCTATGACGAGTTTATGAAGTTTATGAGAAAGGATAAGGTTAAGCTGTTGACTCTCAGGGAGGAGCAAAGTGGAATGGTGACTGGTGATGGGGTTAGAGATTTTATTTTTGAGCTGAAAGAAATtcctggggataagagcttgcATCGAACGCAATGGTGAGGTTTTGATTGCTTAAAAAGTTTTGATtggttttgaatgatttgaTGATAATGTAATGCAGTTATTTGGCAGGGCAATGCGGTTGGGTGCTGATCAAGCTCAGGTGATGTTGGCAGAGTACACTGGTCCTCAGTATGAAATAGAGACACGGGCAACGGTAATTTTACTCAAATTACAGGATTCATCAATCCATTATTGCTTAATAAGTTGTGGGGTGGTTGAAATTGCAAAACTATGTTTTGCTTCAtgtttgaaacttggaattctAAATGGTTATAGGTAAGGTTGTAGGATCTATTGTTGTAATACCATGTTGGATGAGCTCCTAATTCTTGCTATTGAGTGGTAAAATGGCATGGTATCACATGCTGTCAACTTTAGGTAGATACTGATTTCAATTTGTATATTCCATTTACACCTTTTATGGATGGTCTGATTTCTACAGTATCGTTCTAGGTCCTTCAAACATTTCTTTCATGTCCGAATGCTTTGCCATTATGGAATGCATCTTGTACTTCACTGCCTCCATGCTGAAGATTCTATGGACATTTTCTGGAAATCGGAAGAGAAAGGAGGATGTAAAACACTTTAAATGTGTCTACTTTAAAatttgtttacttttgagttttgaaagtATTTCACAATCAAGTTCAGTTTTCTTTTCTGCTCTTTTATTTTTCACTTTTGCCAAATAATGCATCATGTTCTACCGTATCTCCTTTCTATAATTCTATTACGAAATATCAAAGGGAGATAAGTGCACaagggggggagggggggggggggggggggaggtgtGCAAGAATTATACTTTTTTGCCTAGAATTTTCTGAAGTAGTCAAAAGTTTGTGCTAATCCCATGCCTTTTGATACAGGCATCGATTGTGAAATTGCCTGAGTATCCTAGTCCTGTTGCATCCTCCATATCAAGCAGGATCATGGTGGAATTTGGAATGGTTTCTGTTGTCTTGGCAGCTGCTGCAGTTGTTGTTGGAAGCTTCCTAGCTTCAGCTGTTTTTGCAGTCACCAGCTTTGTTTTTGTTGCTGCTGTGTACATTGTCTGGCCTGTAGTGAAGCCttttctcaaattcttcctTGGAATCATATTTGGTATCGCGGAGAGAGTTTGGGATAATCTTACTGACGTTTTTAGCGATGGAGGGATTCTTTCTAAGTTATCTGAATTCTATACTTTCGGTGGTGTATCTGCCAGTCTTGAGATACTAAAACCAATCACATTGGTTCTTTTAATTATGGTTCTCCTTGTACGTTTTACTCTTTCAAGAAGACCAAAAAATTTCAGGAAATGGGTATGTTACTACCTTTCTATTATATGCAGGTAGCACTGAGTAAATTAGTTTTATGTAGCTGATATCTGTTGCTAACTTTTATGATGTGTGTTTCGTGTAGGATATATGGCAAGGTATTGATTTTTCACAATCCAAGCCTCAGGCTCGAGTTGATGTAAATATCCTTCAAGTTTCTGCTTATTTAACGTGCTTTTTCGTAATTGAGAGTTGTTCTGCATGATACTCACTAAATATTTTTTGTAGGGTTCAACCGGGGTCACTTTTGCTGATGTGGCTGGCATTGAAGAAGCAGTTGAAGAGCTTCAAGAGGTAAATATTATCAATTATATTATCATGCTTATTATTAGGAGTTCTACTTGCATAACTATGTTAGATTGGGGAAATTAATAATAACGTCCAGTGGACTCTTTTACTACCTAAACTTCTCGTCTCATGTTGAAGAATATGGCTTTGCGTTTGAGAAAATATGTCTTTgataaataaaagataactttgaaaatatgtctttgataaataaaagataactttGTTTGATACCTTTGTACTTTATTATGTTTGTTTACAGTCTACTGCTTTCCTTTGGTGGTACTTATTACAGTTTCAGGCTGAAAGGCTGAAAGTTACTGGTTGGTGTCTAAAGTGATTAGGATTAAggagtacttcctccgtccctaaCGGTGTGTTTGGATAACAAAGTAGAAGGGAATGGAAGGGAAGCGAAAGAGGAGGAAGGGGAGGGGAAAGAAAGGGAGGGGAAGGTGAGCTTCATTTCCcctccaaatctctccaatttTGGAGGaatggtttattaaataaatagggAGGGAAAATGGATTCCCccgacctttttttttttttcctaataaGGGAGCTTgttcccctctctctctccattTTTCCTTACCCAAACATAGTGTAAAAATATTGCCCGATAGAGCAAACTTCACTTTATTAATATTTGGGTGGATGTTATGCACATGGGTTGGTAGGGGCAAACTTAGGTACACCCCAAAAAGGAATATGagacaatcttttagggacggagggagtaataattacTGCAGCATCTTGAGTAACTAAGATTAATTGGTTAGCCTTATTGGCCTTACATGACTCTGTAGTATATGTCCATCCAGGTCTTTACACATGTCCCTTTCCTTTGTGAGTTACTGGGAATAAGATGATTGCTGTTGTTTGCTTATAAGTAGGACTTCCTTGGACTGCTTGATGGCACATGAATTTCTGAATCCCTGTACGACTTGTGTTTTCATGAGCTTTGCCATCGCGTATATTTCTCTCATAGGCTCATAGCTCCTTATTCAATCAATTGCAAAAAATCCACACTGTGTTTTTTCTTAGTTAAATTCCCTTTTGGAAATCTAAGATTTTTTCCTAGAAAGCTTATGTGAAAAGGTTAACTGGTACCAACACTGCAACGAGATCGAATGAGTCTTCGAGCTAGCTGATGTCTTACCCTTTCTTTCTCAAAATAGCTTATTTTTtagctttaattttttttgaaaaataaaataaaatacgtTCGTTGTCTTCTAAAGTGTAACTGAATTGGTTACTTTTTATGATGTGTGCTTTCTGTAGTTGGTGAATTACTTGAAGAATCCGGATCTATTTGATAAACTGGGGATAAAGCCTCCACATGGAGTCCTTCTGGAAGGGCCACCTGGTTGCGGAAAGGTAACTTATTGATGTTGTTCTATGGTGTTTTTGTTGGAACATGCAGTGCCTAAATAGTTTTCTTCTGTCTGGCAGACTTTAGTTGCAAAAGCGATAGCTGGTGAAGCTGGCGTTCCATTTTACCAAATGGCTGGATCAGAGTTTGTTGAAGTTCTTGTTGGTGTTGGCTCTGCACGTATCAGGGATTTATTCAAAAGAGCCAAGGTAAAACTGATGTACTTGTTTCCCATCCAAAATAATTGAGCCATATGGAGTACTTGTTTCATACATCATTGCATTGTCTGCTGTTGAATATTATTCAATGTTCTGTACAGAGCTTGTACAGAATGATCCTGGCATTGTGTAATGTATCCATATCAAAACACATCAAACTTATTGTCAGTATTATATACAAGGCCACATGCGGACATCACTTTGTAAATGCTACTGACTTTATACGAGCTTTGTTATTTTTATCCCTTTAGAGATTCTACCGACTTTATATGACCTTTGTTTTTAAAATTAGGAATCCCTTCTGCACAATGTTTCGTGAGAAGTCCCTGGCTTCACAATGTGCCTAATTAGTAGATAATTTGAGAAATTTACTCTGTAATTGTAGAGGTGACTGCCATAACCCTCTGCAGGCAGGAGTCTGTAATACTTCTGGTAACAGTGAGGGGCATAATAGCAGTGCATCAAAGTCTTGCTTGGAGAGAAAGCAAGTCTATTAACACAGTGGATTAGAGTGGGGAGAAAGTATTCTGAATATAATTGAGGGTTTCATTTAGTTTCTTTTGTGTTTGGGATAGATTAAAGCCTCTCAAAAGCATGACTGTCCTTtcaattttctttaatttctcATATCATCAATCAAGTTCATATTCCTCTTCCCTTATTTCTGCTCATCATTCCAATTCATTACAGATTCCTCTTCCCTTATTTCTGCTCATCATTCCAATTCTACCGAGTCACATCTGTTTGATTGTGTGATATTTTCTTTGTGGGTAACTTTGATATATGTCTCTTAAGAGCTGATAAAATGAAAACTGTTACAAATACTGCTCTACAGCATTTTCACTTACAGATCGCTAGTGCCATAATAAACATTTCTTTTCGCAGGTAAATAAGCCATCAGTCATATTCATTGATGAAATTGATGCATTAGCAACACGGTACGTATTTTATTGTCAGTAAAATATTTAAGACTGATAACACGTCTTCTGGGTATTTTGGTCTAATTTTCTTGGATTGTGAATTCAGGCGTCAAGGAATATTCAGTGATTCAAGTGATAATCTATATAATGCAGCCACTCAAGAGAGAGAAACTACTTTGAATCAGCTCTTAATTGAGCTTGATGGTTTCGATACTggcaaaggtgtcatctttctAGGTGCTACAAACCGGAGGGATTTGTTAGACCCTGCACTTCTTCGACCAGGTCGTTTTGATAGAAAGGTTTGTAATCTTGTACTAACTTTTTAGTTTTAGTAAGCACATTGTATCATGCTTCCTTACAGCCTTGGCTTTACATCTAATTAGATTACAAATTGTTAACAGTTATTTCCTACTTAATTTGAATGTGCTGAATATTTAGCTTTTCTTTATAAATATGGTGTAATGGATATTCTGATATTTCCCTTCTCGTATAGATAAGGGTTCAACCTCCCAACGCTAAAGGAAGATTGGAAGTCTTGAAAGTTCATGCCCGAAAAGTGAAATTGTCACCGTCTGTTGATTTGTCCACTTACGCAAATGACTTACCTGGTATGGCAATATGTTACATTACCTTATCATATAGCGTAGTACAAAGTTGACATGTGTGTGtgttttaacttttaaacatgGACTTGTTTTCATACTTATGAGATTATGAGTTTTCTGCAAAATATATTGACCTCTCTATAGATGTGATTATATGGCTTGTGTAATAAAGTCAACATGGATAATATATTTGCGCTTGTTCAGGATGGAGTGGTGCTAAATTGGCTCAGCTGTTGCAAGAGGCTGCTTTAGTAGCTGCTAGGAAAGGGCATGAAGAAGTTATGCAGTCTGACCTTGATGATGCCGTAGATCGACTAACAATTGGGCCTAAACGTGTTGGCATAGAGTTGGGGCACCAAGGACAATGTCGCAGGGCAACAACTGAAGTTGGAACTGCTATAACATCTCATTTGCTTAGAAAGCTTGAGAATGCAACAGTTGAACGTTGTGATCGTGTTTCTATAAATCCACGTGGCCAGGTTACCTTGTTTCCCTGTGTTCTTTATTAAAACTCATTTTTTTTGTCATTTGTACCTACCTGTCAGCCTTCAGTAAGCATTCTCTGAGCGATTTCCTacaatattgcataaagatccaacaattccctaaatacgttactttttaagttatttcccaccataccgtccacgtaagcaagggagaaagagaagtaattttttttttccggttcagcattgaaccgctatatgagatagcggtttcgttttaaagcaaaccgccatctcagatggcggttcaatgttataaaccgctatctcagatagcggtttgtattaaaacaaaaccgctatctcagatggcggtttacttaattgtaaattatttttaacatgaattacagtttaaatagaaatataatTTAGAAGTAACCTCTTATGACATCAATTGTGTCTGTAGCTTAGTGGATAGAGTGTGTTGTTTCTACGCAGGAGGTcgtgggttcgaatcctacctgatgtgtttatttctttttaaccatttattaatattaattataaacatttctaaatttaacttatcaaCATTAGTGTCTGTAGCTTAGCGGATAGAGTGTTTATTTCCTAACCAAAAGGTCGTGGGTTCGACCCCTAGCTGatgcagttttttttttaaccatttATAAATAGTACTACTTACGTGacactaaaccgctatctcagatagcggtttacttaagtcaaccgctacctgagatagcggtttagtgtcgcttcgttaaaaaaaaaagagaccgattttaatgctgacgtggacggtatggtgggaattaagttaaaaagtggcgcattttgggaatttgacgttctttaaacaatattgaaggaaatcgctcgcATTCTCTATATTGTGAGCATGGCTGTTGAAATCCAGGTGTCATACTTTGGATATGAAAAAGTCTCGTGATAATGACTGCTTCTTATGAATCATAGTTctctttaattaattacttatgAAGAATAAGAGCTTTTGTTTTGTTGCTTAAAAGCAGGAACACAAATGTTTGTATCATGTACATGTGCTTTCCCCAAATACCTATTGGCAAGGCTAAAAATTATGTAGGTCTAAGCGTGTTTATTGACTTTTGGTAGGTTGGTTAGCATGCAGCATTGGTGCTCTAACGCTGCTGTGGTGATTTGATTAATATTACTACGCATAACATGTATTGGGTTGTTTTGCAGACATTATCACAAGTTGTGTTTCATCGTCTTGATGATGAGTCTTACATGTTTGAAAGGCGGCCACAGTTGCTACTTCGATTACAGGTTCAGACATTATGAATTCTCAgcttttttttccccttttcaaaTCCATTTCTTGTGTTGTTAGATCTTTTTGGTTGACTTGCTTTTACCTGTAAAGGTATTTCTTGGAGGGAGGGCAGCTGAGGAAGTTATATATGGACGTGATACATCAAGGGCGTCTGTTAACTATCTTGCTGATGCAACTTGGCTTGCCCGAAAAATTATAACCATGTCAGTTTATTTCTCCGCTTCACTTTTCTTTTTTATGTCCCCTTTATTATTGTGTTTTGATAGATTAGTTTTCCAATTTTTTTATCAGATGGAATCTGGAGAACCCTATGGTCATACACGGGGAACCACCTCCGTGGAGGAAGGCATCTAAATTTGTGGGACCCAGGCTGGACTTTGAGGGGTCTTTGTATGATGACTATGATCTTACTGAACCCCCAGTTAACTTCAATTTGGATGATGAAATTGCTACGAGAACTGAAGAATTGTTGCAGGAGATGTATAAGAAGACTGTTTCGCTGCTTAGACAGCATCATGCAGCTTTGCTCAAAACTGTGAAGGTATGTGCTGGATCCAATGCCCCTTTATCAGATTGCTCAAAACTAGAAATAGCCAGTAGCACAACCCCCCCTCTTAAAACTCTAAGTCGCCTGTACTAGTTTATTTCTAGTTTCTCCTTTTTCTTTAAACTATCACATATTCACCATGGCAACCTGGTAACCGACATGTTtaaggctccgttctattcgacttattttgaacttgactgaacttatattacctgaacttatctgaactgaaaaaacttattttgtctaaacAAACTTATATGTGGGTAAAAATgtttctgaacttattttgtctgaaataagtcaaaataagtcgaacagaacacaGCCGTGTTATGCATAATTAAGTTGGGGTAGTGTCTTGTTGATTTCTTCAACTATTTCATTGGTTGGTTGGTTTTTGTGAAGTTTCATAATACATGTACTGCACTGTTTCCTACTCATAGTATCTTTCCAGTAAAATGACATAACTACCCGAACTTTTTCCCTattgctctctctctctctcctctaatcACAATATCACTTGGGCAATGTTGTCCATTTTCCACCATTTTTCCAGTCACTTGATTGGTGTGCAAAAAGAAATGGCCCATGTATTGTGAAACAGAGTACGCAATAGCTACTCGGCGATGATACCCACATTTTGAACTCTGTTGTATTTCATTTTCAGGTTCTATTAAACCAAAAGGAGATCAGTGGAGCAGAAATCGACTTTATCATCGACAAATACCCAGCAGAAACACCAGTAAGCCTTTTGTTAGAGGAGGAACATCCCGGAAACCTGCCATTGTTTAACGAGGATCAAGGCTATGAGCTAGCGTATGCATTGACAACTTCACCAAATGGTGAATTGGTGTGATTTTGACATGTCATTGATTAACTTCAGCTATGCTTCTGTTTTAAGCTCTCATATTAAaaaagagttttgaagttgTGTATAGAGATTCTTGGCCAAACGTTTCACCTTTCTTAGGCCGATTTTGAAGTAGCGATAGTCTAGTTGTATTTTAGAAGTTAAACAAGAACTCAATTGTATAAAGGCAATTTGTTAAAGAGGATATTTTATagcccaaattttgcgagaaagggcctttaataaatatttttgtaaccttaatgtatttttttttgcgaaagacaaccaaagggaagtttccggcatttatcgagctttttcggccattgacttACACGAGAGCAGCCTATGTGGCTTCATTTTACCTGTTAACTTGTGAAAACGGACATGTTTAGTGGAAACGAAACAACTCCCGTTAAACACGACACAATATATCAAAATTGAACACTACCAAAATAATCACTTTAACAATGCGTTTTGTTGAAAATgtagcaaaataaagccacacgtgctgctcacgtgcaagtcaatggccgaaaaagcCCAGCCAATGCGGGAAAATTCCCTTAgattgtctttcgcaaaaaagaCTAATTAATTGCCCACTTTAAAATTATTCTTTCCCGCATTTGAAATAATTAAATGCTCTACAAAATTTTTGAGGAATGCTAAACATCAAGTGGTTTGTGTCCATATGGACGGACATACGTGACCCCATATACAACCATTTTTGGCAACACAAAATATGTCAGTACTAATAAGGCAACTGGTTTGTAAGGGTACTTCTTAGCAATGTATTAGACTATAAGTACCATACTAATTTCAATACTAATACCAAATTAATGGGTAACACTAGAGTCATTTGTGTCTAGTTGAGACTTCGAGTTACtcctacaatttttttttttgatatagGCTTAAACAAACATAAATAAAGAGGTATACAACATTACTCGATCTTTATAAACCGTTACATGAACTGCATTAACACAAGATGAGCATTAGTTTCTCTTGCATCAAAAACTTGAAATGACAAACTTAAAGtaactacttcctccgttccacaataCATGCATCATTTCTTTTTGCACGTATGCCAACACgcttctttgaacattaatatctctaaatacGTATacgtaaaattataaaaagttgatatttggaatccttgcattaatacgaatttaacaagatctcacttgactttgttttttcttacacaacagtaaaagaaatattatcaaagtcgattgatagaaaaaatgaTGCATTTATTGtgaaacggatgaagtattttcTTACAGAAACTTTTGTGTCAGGCGGCCTGACACGCGAGTGGGCGTCAGACCACGCTGACGTCAGCTTACTTTCCCACGCGCGGGAGCTTTACGCGCGTGTATATGCTCAATTTCATTACTCTCCTTCTCGGTTTCTCCGTGACCCAAGCTCTCTTCCTCCTCCcacttcattttctctctcttcctcccccaccccattttctctctcttcttccttCCACCACAAGAGCAACCACACCTCCTGCGGTGGTCTTACACCCTCGCCACTATCCCAGACTACAACCTCACATCATCAACCTCGATTCTCCAGGTTCGGGATCGGATCAACAAATCGGGCCAAACTCTTCGATCTAGAGGTTAATCCACCGCActcctaaccctaaccctaccTCGACTTCTTGCGACGGAGACGGAGAGGAGTTGATGTCGGCAACGGCAAGGAGGCGATGCAACTTGAAATTGCCCGAGTTAGTTGCTATCCAGACACTTGACCATTTAGGCTTTGCCGCTCAACGAGCTCGGGAAGAAGAATTACGTGGTC
This Spinacia oleracea cultivar Varoflay chromosome 6, BTI_SOV_V1, whole genome shotgun sequence DNA region includes the following protein-coding sequences:
- the LOC110786392 gene encoding probable inactive ATP-dependent zinc metalloprotease FTSHI 1, chloroplastic, which gives rise to MCTRDCVLPVRVYQPFPIKNLSSSSVNLIRIRKHSDQYNASKISRVGIKFTRHRPIFCCKSSTEGAANSSNEDFVTRVLKENPTQVEPRFRIGDEVYTSTEREILRNKKFRFGAFEVLKRLIVKDRVRENEVIEENGSEKLESDVYLKDILREFRGKLYVPEQMFGVNLSEEEEFDRNFEALPKMSYDEFMKFMRKDKVKLLTLREEQSGMVTGDGVRDFIFELKEIPGDKSLHRTQWAMRLGADQAQVMLAEYTGPQYEIETRATASIVKLPEYPSPVASSISSRIMVEFGMVSVVLAAAAVVVGSFLASAVFAVTSFVFVAAVYIVWPVVKPFLKFFLGIIFGIAERVWDNLTDVFSDGGILSKLSEFYTFGGVSASLEILKPITLVLLIMVLLVRFTLSRRPKNFRKWDIWQGIDFSQSKPQARVDGSTGVTFADVAGIEEAVEELQELVNYLKNPDLFDKLGIKPPHGVLLEGPPGCGKTLVAKAIAGEAGVPFYQMAGSEFVEVLVGVGSARIRDLFKRAKVNKPSVIFIDEIDALATRRQGIFSDSSDNLYNAATQERETTLNQLLIELDGFDTGKGVIFLGATNRRDLLDPALLRPGRFDRKIRVQPPNAKGRLEVLKVHARKVKLSPSVDLSTYANDLPGWSGAKLAQLLQEAALVAARKGHEEVMQSDLDDAVDRLTIGPKRVGIELGHQGQCRRATTEVGTAITSHLLRKLENATVERCDRVSINPRGQTLSQVVFHRLDDESYMFERRPQLLLRLQVFLGGRAAEEVIYGRDTSRASVNYLADATWLARKIITIWNLENPMVIHGEPPPWRKASKFVGPRLDFEGSLYDDYDLTEPPVNFNLDDEIATRTEELLQEMYKKTVSLLRQHHAALLKTVKVLLNQKEISGAEIDFIIDKYPAETPVSLLLEEEHPGNLPLFNEDQGYELAYALTTSPNGELV